A single region of the Schistocerca serialis cubense isolate TAMUIC-IGC-003099 chromosome 7, iqSchSeri2.2, whole genome shotgun sequence genome encodes:
- the LOC126412705 gene encoding 60S ribosomal protein L36 encodes MARRYELCVGLRKGHRTTRIRMGKTKQDKRPIRPSRLKGIQTKHTKFVRDLIREVCGHAPYEKRAMELLKVSKDKRALKYLKRRLGTHIRAKRKREELSNILTQMRKAQAQAK; translated from the exons ATGGCGAGAAGGTACGAGCTATGTGTCGGACTACGCAAGGGACACCGGACGACAAGAATACGCATGGGAAAAACTAAACAAGATAAGAGACCAATACGACCTTCAAGGCTGAAAGGT ATTcagacaaaacacacaaaatttgtTAGAGATTTAATTAGAGAAGTGTGCGGGCATGCCCCATATGAAAAGAGAGCGATGGAATTGCTGAAGGTATCAAAGGATAAGCGGGCCTTGAAATACCTTAAGAGAAGG CTTGGCACACACATTCGTGCAAAAAGGAAGCGAGAAGAGTTGAGCAACATCCTTACACAGATGAGGAAAGCCCAGGCACAGGCAAAATAA